Part of the Flagellimonas eckloniae genome, GTAAAATGGAGTGCTACAAAAAAAGCATGGTATTTGCCAGACCTCCCCTCGGTTAGGCGAGAACTGCACATGGCTTCAAAATCAAATACCGTAAAAAAGATAGGGAAAATACATCCGATAAATCAACAGGCATACCTAAAAATGCAAGAGCAGCTAAAGCTAAGAAGGTATAGCCAAAGTACAGTACGTATCTATCTCGCTGAATTTGAACACCTCCTAAAGCTATTGGGAAACTACCCTGTCCTGAATCTTAACCCTAAAAGACTTAAGGACTATTTTTTGTTCTGTATCAACAGAGAGAAAATGGGAGAGCGAAAAATTAATGGAAAGATCAATGCGATTAAATTCTTTTTTGAACATGTATTGCATAGGCCCAAGATGTTTTTTGATATTCCAAGGCCCAAAAAGCCTTTAACCTTACCAAAAATGCTGAGCAAATCGGAAGTAAAAAGACTGTTCAAGGTTACCAAAAACCTAAAACATCTCGTAGGATTGCAACTTTCATATGGAATGGGGCTTAGAGTTTCAGAAGTTGTAAACCTTAAGGTTGTTGATGTTGACAGTGAACGTATGATGGTACATGTGCGAGGTGCCAAGGGGAAGAAAGACCGCTACGTTCCGTTGCCCAGAACATTGCTTCCCTTGTTAAGAAAATACTACGCTGCTTACAAGCCATCGGAATACCTGCTCGAAGGTCAATATGGTGGGCCTTACACAAAATCAAGTCTTCAACAAGTTTTTAAACGCGCCATGGTAAAAGCGGGGATCCGCAAGCAAATTGGTATTCATGGCCTTCGCCATAGTTATGCAACACACTTGCTCGAGGCCGGTGCCGATATGCGGTTTATTCAAGAATTATTGGGGCATAACTCCGTAAAAACAACCCAAATATATACTAAGGTCACCCATCACAGTATTAAAAATATCCAAAGTCCATTAGATATGCTCTAGGGCTTTTTTGAAACCCCAAAATACTTTTCCCTACAATCCAAAAGAGTTACCTTTGCTGCCTTAAAAAATCAATGATCGAGTAATCGATTCATCTTATAATCAAAACAATGCAAGAAGGAATCTACGCAAAATTCAATACAACAAAAGGAGAGATTTTAGTAAAATTGACCCATGATAAAACCCCGGGAACTGTGGGTAACTTTGTGGCCTTGGCCGAAGGGAATATGGAAAACGCTGTAAAACCTCAGGGAAAACCCTATTATGACGGGTTAAAATTTCATCGTGTTATCCCAGATTTTATGATTCAAGGGGGATGTCCACAAGGAACAGGAACTGGCGATGCCGGGTATAAGTTTGATGATGAGTTCCATCCAGAACTGACACACGAAGGCCCAGGGGTATTATCTATGGCTAATGCCGGACCGGGAACCAATGGCAGTCAATTTTTTATAACCCATGTTCCCACACCTTGGTTGGACAATAAGCATACGGTGTTTGGTCATGTGGAAAGTGGACAAGAGGTTGTGGATACCATTGCCCAAAACGATGCCATTGAGACACTTGAGATAGTGAGAGTAGGAGCTGAGGCTGAAGGATGGAATGCCATTGAGGCGTTTAGAACATTTGAAGGCTCCAGGGAAAAGAGAATAGCCGAGCAAAAGGCCTTGGCAGAAGCAGAAATGGAGAAATTGGCAGCAGGGTTTAATGCTACAGAAAGTGGACTGCGCTACAAAATGATTCAGCAGGGTAGTGGAACCAAAGCTGAAAAAGGAAAAACGGTTTCAGTACATTATGAAGGAAGCTTGCCCAACGGACAGGTATTTGATTCTTCCTATAGTAGAAATCAACCCATTGATTTTACTTTGGGTGTGGGACAGGTAATCTCAGGATGGGATGAAGGTATCGCACTGTTAAAAGTGGGAGACAAAGCTCGTTTTGTAATTCCTTCACATTTGGCTTACGGAAGTGCTGGCGCTGGTGGGGTTATTCCACCAGATGCAACTTTAATCTTTGATGTGGAGTTAATGCAGGTAAAATAGCATGAACAGCTAATAAATAAAAAAAGCTTCCATTTATGGAGGCTTTTTTATTTTGTTCTGTTAACACTTATCAACAATAGGCAAAGATTAAGGGCAAGTAGCAATATTAAAACAGTAAAGAAAGTATTCATTGGTTTAAGATTTCGTTTTGGGGAACTTTATCTTATAACAACCCAACGCAGAAATACCCTACTATATTGTTGAATTATATTTTACTTTAAATCCGTTCTACTAAGAAATTTACAAATTTCACTTTTTGGAACTGTTCACGCTCAACAATAGTAAAAGTAGATTAACGGCAAGCAAAACGGATAGAATTGCAAAGAAGGTATTCATAGTGTTCTATTTAATGGTTAAAGAGGAAAGCTAAGTTTGTTTAATGTTTAGATAAGAAAAAACGCTAAGGTTGCGTTTGGAGTTAAACAAAATTGGAAATAAAAAACCCGGGCATTGCCCGGGTCTGTTCTATAAAAAAGTGTGCTGTTACCTTAATCTATAACTTGTACATTTACGGCGTTCAATCCTTTTTTACCTTGCTGTAGTTCGAATTCTACAGCGTCACCTTCTCTAATTTCGTCAATTAAGCCTGAAACGTGTACGAAGTGATCTGTGTTTGAACCTTCTTCAGTAATAAAGCCGTAGCCCTTTGAATCATTGAAGAATTTTACTGTTCCTTTACTCATAATAAATACTAAAAATTAATTTAAGCCGCAAAGGTACACTTTAATTTGCTGGAAATTAAGATTTTTCACTTTTTTTGTTAAAATAAGCCAATTAAGCAGTTGGGTCTGGTGTTAATCGTAAATAAGGTTTTATCTCTTCAACACCTCCAGAAAATAGCTTTTCGGCTTCTTCGGTAGGAATTGCGGGACTTACCACAACCCTTTCACCATGTTCCCAATTGGCTGGAGTTGCAACCTTATGGTTGGCAGTTAATTGTAACGAATCTATTACACGCAGTAACTCATAAAAATTACGACCTGTTGAAGCAGGATAGGTTAAAATCAGTTTTATCTTTTTATCTGGACCTATGATAAAGACCGAGCGTACCGTAAGTGTATCGTTGGCGTTGGGATGAATCATATCATATAAATCGGATACCTTTCTATCCTCATCTGCAATAATGGGAAAATTAACCACGGTATTCTGGGTTTCATTAATATCCTTTATCCATTCGGCATGAGATGCGGCACCATCCACGCTCAAGGCCATCATTTTCACATTTCGCTTTGCAAATTCATCCTTGAACTTTGCTGCTGTTCCCAATTCAGTGGTACAAACCGGTGTAAAATCTGCAGGGTGTGAGAAAAGAATTCCCCATCCGTCGCCTATATAATCGTATAACCCTAAAACTCCCTGAGAAGTCTCTGCAGTAAAATCTGGAGCGGTGTCTCCCAATCGTAGTGTTGCCATTTTTTTTGATTTTTATTAATAACTAAAACTATACTATCCTACAAAATTAGTAGATTATTGTTCTTAAAGATTTAGTGCCCGTTAAAAGTCTATTAAAGTTTTGTTGCCGCAAATGATTTTGGTCACGTTTAGATATTTTACAGCTTTAAAGTTTAGTATTTTTATGGTATGGAAAAAGATACTTTAGAACAACTTCGCTACCCTATTGGGGTTTTTGAAATTCCTGAAAATATCACTCAAAAACAACTTGACGATTGGATAAGGATTTTAGAACATTTACCGCAAAGATTGGCAGATATGGTAACACCGCTATCCGCGGAACAATTGGAAACACCTTATAGGCCAGGTGGGTGGACGGTTAGGCAATTGGTGCATCATATTTCTGATAGCCATCACCATAGCTATATACGGTTTAAGTGGGCGCTTACGGAAGACAATCCAATGATAAAAGCGTATTTAGAAAAAGAATGGTCTAAGTTGTTTGATGCAAAGTCAGCACCTATTCAATTGTCTTTGGACCATTTAAAAGCGGTGCACGCTAAATTGGTCTATCTCCTAAAAGGGCTTTCCAAAGAAGATTTGCAACGAAAATTCACCCATCCCGAAGGCAATGAAGAAACAACTTTAGCAATAAATGTTTCCCGTTATGCATGGCATGGAAGCCATCATTTTGCGCATATTGAAAATTTGATAAAAAGAGAGGGTTGGTGATCTACAACGGTTTGGTCAAGATCCACATAGCCCTTTCAGAAGGTTTTGCCCCAGTTAAGGTCAATTCACTTTCTCTTTTGATGTGAAACCCATTTTTCAGGTAAAAATTTATGGGGTTCCCTTTCTGCATGGTATCCAGCCATAGTATACGTTTGTTTAAATTTTTAGCGTGATTCTCTATGTATTGCAATACAATTTTTCCTATTCCTTTCCCAGCGTACGCTTTTAGAAGATAGATTTTTTCAGCTAGCAAAGATTCTTCATTGGAAAACTCATCAATAGAACAATTTTTGACCAGCTTGACAATCCCAATGGCCCTATCTTTTAGGTAGATCAAAAAATGGGCATTATTACCATCGCTCAGTTCTCTTTCAACACCCTTTTTTGTGAAATTTTTGTTGATATAGGTACTTGTATCCTCATTATCCCATAAATGCGGATAGTGTTCATTATAGGATTTTATTCCTACGGAAATATATGTATCTATGGTTTCTGGCGATATGGGTTCAAGAGAAATGTCCATGGTCTTGTTCTATTTAGATTCACCACCTTCCGGGCCATAAAATAGGACCCAGGTTGAAAAATCTTCCGTAAAGTTCTCGAAGCGATGCTCCACTCCAGCAGGAACAAATAAAAAATCTCCCGGGGTAAACGTAGTTCGCTTATCTCCATTGATGAACTCCCCGGTTCCTGAAATTACAACATACACCTCATCTCTAGTATGGGGTGTTTGCAAGTCTACCTTTTCGGGTTTGTAAATTTCCACTTCAAGGGTTCCATGACTAAAAAGGGTCAAAAATGGACTGTCTTGGGCAGCCAATTTTTCTAAAGCTTCTGTCGGATTGATTTTCATATGTTTTGTTTTGGTTCCAGTGAAAGCAGGAATCTATTTTTTGCTTACTTCCACTTAATATTACAACCAATGCTTGGTTTTTGTTCAGTGATGATTTCTTTTTCTTCCAACAAAGCATCCATAGCATTATTTAAATCAGTTCCCGTTAAAGGAATACCATTGCCGGGGCGGGAATCGTCCAATTGCCCCCGGTACACCAGTTTCAGACCTTTATCAAAGAGATAAAAATCTGGAGTACATGCGGCATCATAGGCTTTGGCTACCTCTTGTGTTTCATCATATAAATAGGGAAAAGAATATCCTTCCATCTTGGCCTTTTCTTTCATTAAATGGGGCGCATCTTGCGGGTAGTTTTCTATATCATTACTTGAGATGGCAATGAAACTAATACCTTTCTCCTTGTATTCTTTTCCTAGTCTTGAAATTTCAGGGTTTACATGGATTACAAACGGACAGTGATTACAAATGAACATGATTACCGTGCCCTTTTCACCTTTTAGTTCGTGTAGTGGGCGTTGCACATCGCTTACCGTATCCATCAAGAGAAAATCTGGAGCTTTTGTGCCCAAAGGGAGCATGTTGCTTGGAGTTCTTGCCATGATTTTTATTCTGTTTTAAACCATGAATTTAGTGGACTTTCTTCACAAATGAAAGAATCCTGTATATTGTAGCACAAACACCCTGGTTTTTGGAACAGCTAATTGATAATGTTCACATTAATTTTGATGAAAGTGCACTTTGGACTCTTAATTTAGCCCTTGCTTTGGTCATGTTTGGCATTGCGTTGGAAATTTCCTTAGATGATTTTAAGCGACTTTTAAAAACCCCGAAGCCCGTTTTGACTGGTGTTGTGAGTCAATTTTTGCTGCTTCCCATTATAACTTTTGTCCTCGTGTGGATTACAGAACCTTTGCCCAGTATTGCATTGGGCATGTTTATGGTGGCGGCCTGCCCTGGTGGAAACGTGTCCAACTTCTTTACCCATTTATCAAAGGGTAATGCCGCGCTATCTGTTACCTTGACGGCTATTGCCACCCTATTGGCTATATTCATGACCCCGTTTAACCTTAGTTTCTGGGGAGGCCTGTATTCCCCAACAGCATCCATCTTGCAACAAGTTTCCATTTCTCCATTGGAAATGATAAGACTTGTGGCCCTTTTACTTGGAATACCTTTGGTTTTGGGAATGTTGGTGAACAATTACTGGCCAGAAACAGCCAAAAAATTGGCTAAGGGCTTTAAGATAGGTTCGTTGCTTTTTTTTGTGATTTTAGTATTTCTGGCACTTTATAAAAACAAGGAGATTTTCATGGAGTATGTGCTCTATGTTTTTTGGCTGGTGATCATTCATAATTTGGTCGCTTTGTTAACGGGATTTTCAATTGCAAAATTGATACGACTCTCCCAAGATAACATTAGATGCCTGACCATAGAAACCGGTATTCAGAATTCTGGATTAGGATTGCTGTTGATATTCACATTTTTTGATGGTTTGGGCGGTATGGCTTTATTGACTGCTTTTTGGGGGATTTGGCATCTGGTGTCCGGTCTCGTAATAAGTTTTATTTGGGGCGGTAAGCCTGTTGAAAAAGAAGAGTTGGTTTGAAGCAATTAGGCTATAATTTCATTAGACTTTGGGTTAAGGTTGGATTGTTTTGCTATTACAAAAACATTGAAGTGGTGGGAATGGAAAACATCCCAAAGAACAAACCGATAGTGTTTCTTTCCAATCATCAAAATGCGCTTATGGATGTGCTGCTGATTGCTACCCATCTTAAAAATAGGCCGTGGTTCATTACAAGATCAGATGTTTTTAAAGGACGATTTTTAAAACCCCTATTTAATTTTTTACAGATGTTGCCCGTATATAGGATTAGGGATGGTAAGTCCAACCTATACAAGAACAACGCTATTTTTAGTCAATGTGGAGAATTATTGGAGGCGCATGAAGCAATTTTATTGTTTCCGGAGGCCAATCATAGTTTAAAACGTAGAGTAAGGCCTTTGAGTAAAGGTTTTACCAGAATCATAAATAGTGCGTTGGAAAAGAATCCTAATTTGGATTTACAGGTAGTGCCCATTGGGCAAAACTATGCATATCCAACACAGGTTGGGGATTCTGCGGTACTCTACTTTGGTAAACCCATAGCCGCACAAGAGTATAAAGATGCAACGGATTTTGTCAACGAGATAAAACAAAAGGTTTTTGAAAGCCTTACAGAACTTACTACCCATATTCCTGAAATACGGTATAATGAAATCATTAGCAAAATAGGAGTAGAGGGCGAGCACTACTTATATCCAAAAGGAAATAATTTAAGAATTGCCAAAGATGCTATTCCACAAAAGACTTCCCCAAAAAAGAGTTTTGTTTCTGGAATTTTGAAATCACTGTTCTATCTATCCAATTTGCCTTTGGTGTTTTTATGGAAAATTCTGGTCAAACCCCGCGTGCTGGAACCGGAATTTGAGGCCACATTTAGGTTTGCTTTTGCTCTTTTACTGTATCCAATATTTTATGGCAGTTTTGGATTGATTTTATGGAATGCATACAGCCCCAAAACAGTTTTTCTTGCGGTTATGGGACATGCATTAATGAATGTTTTTCTTATAAAATTGGGTATTACATCATCGAATCAAAAAAAATATTGGTGAAGGTTTTTTTGAATTTCAACTCCCAATACACTTTTGGTCACCTGCCATATTTACCCTGCGCATATGAAGCTACAATGCTACTATTAGGGGTTTTGCAATTATTGGGAAAATCGAAGAAATAAATGCATTTAGGCAGACCATTGTCAAAGGTTACCCGTACCCATCCGGCGCTACTTGCTGTAAATCCACTATACTTGTAGTTTGCTTTTAATTCTCTTGGTCTTCCTTGGTTGTCACTGGCTAAAATGGTTAAACCCGAGATACTTCCTATTTCATATCTGTTAAAGGCCCAGGTTTTGGAATGATTGGCCACAAGGTCATCCACTAATTTGGTAAAATTCTGGTTTCCCGTTGGGCCACCTATCTCTTTCATAGTGGCATATTTGCTTGCTTCCTGCATTCGAACCCCGGGCTTGTTAAGAGCGAAGGCCTTTAAGTTTTCCTCAAACCTGCGAACCCCAGGACTATCACATTTATTTAAGTTGAAAAGTTGGGCCATATCATTTTTTAATCCTTTGGCTTTATGAATCATATCAACAGAATTCCCTATGGCATTAGGGTCTGCCATCATAGCTAGCGTATTTCGGAATACCTCTGTACTTTGAATTCTTTCTACTTGGAGTTTGGCCTCATATAAATCTCTACGGGCATATAGACCTGAACCCACTGTTGTCCAGTCAATACAGACCCTACTGGTTTCAATACCGTACCCATTTGTGGTGACTTCTTCGGTGGCGCAGACCCAATTCATGATTTCCACTTTAGTGGAAGGTAGATTGTTGGGACATTGCCGGCCAAAAGTTCTAAGGTATTGTTCAAAGATCATGAGAAATTGATTGTCCTCCCGCTTTAGTTGAACATTTTCAAACTGTCCCCTAAAAATATAATCGAAGAATTCCGCATTGTACAGCCCATCTGTATTGAAAGTCAAGGTTTGTTCCTCAATTCCTTCGTTTTTTATATCCTCAGGAATAGGACCGAAAGAAGTAGTTATGCCCAAAATAAAAAAAAGAGTCAGAATCTTGGTTGATAAAATACCTGTCCGCATGTAAAATTTAGTTGTTGGTTATCTATAATTACATCATTTCTCCAAAGAAGATGGCGTTCATCAATAACTTATTTGTTCCGTACCAGAAAGCCCTGAAATTTGTGTTGTCGGTAAAAAGGATCACACGTCCTTTCCCAATTCTCCCAACTTTAAAGGGAACACTATTTTTGATGAGTTTTTCGTTTTCTTCTGAAATATAGCCACTCAATAAAGGATCACTGGTGTATTGAATAGGATTGTTGTAGCTATTTTTCTCAGGCTTCAGGTAGATGTTTGTGTTTCGGAACAAGGCTAATCTATCATTTTTATATCCAAAATTAATAGGATGCGACCGATCTATCTTTGCTTCAAAAATAGCACCTCCTGTAACTTGGGCACCATTAAAATCAGCTTTTTGGTCAAAGGCAATATTCTTGGCCACTAAAGTATCTTTCTTCATTTCAAGTTTTATGAAGTCATTTTTTTCAAACCAATTGATGGTATTTCTATAGCCTATGACGGTGCCTCCACTTTTAACCCATGCTTTTACTTTTTCTGCACCCTCTTTATCCAATATTTTGGTTCCCCATCCGCTTGGAATAACTAAATCGGTATATCTATCCAAATCAACATCATTAAAGTAACGGGTGTCAATTTTAGTGATTTTCATATCGTATTTAGTATCGAGCAGATGCCAAATTTCTCCTGCATCATAGGAACGAACACCATCACCCACCAATACAGCTACCTCTTGCTTTTTAACGGGGTCAAAATCATTACTGCCCAAATCTATTCCTGTGGTAATACCAGTGGATACAGCTGTGATTTTAATTTTACTTTCTTTCGCGACGGTATTTAAAAATTGATAAAGTTCTTCTGGGTCTAATTTCTGGTTCTGCACCGGAATCATAATGGTACCATAATCATATCGTACTCCATTTAAAGTAAACGGGGATTTTGCGGTTTTGGCGCGAAGTCCTTTCTCCAAGATTTTGTTCAAGGCTTTAGGCGTGTAGTATTCGTGCCATTCAAAAAGATATGCGTATTGACTTTTACCACTCACCATTCCCGAAAGTGCCTTAAAGTCCGTTATTTCAGCACCGGCATTTGACATTGAATTTAAATTGGCATAGTCCACATTGAAAGCCAATGGAAAAGTCCATGCGGAAACATCGTAAAAAAGACTGTCTTTAAAAGTGGTTCTTTTTTCGAACATTGCATTGATGAGTTTAGGGTTCTTTTGGTTCATCGGGACGATGTAGCTATACCCTTTTTTATAAATTTTTCCCGCAATAGTTGCATCAGAAGACAATTCATGGAACTTTATCTTGTGCCTGTTCAGAATTTCGGCCAGGTGCCATGTTTTGGAA contains:
- a CDS encoding tyrosine-type recombinase/integrase: MDLSHYIFQTSEHRGKKVILISFKYNKQLQTALRKRFPAVKWSATKKAWYLPDLPSVRRELHMASKSNTVKKIGKIHPINQQAYLKMQEQLKLRRYSQSTVRIYLAEFEHLLKLLGNYPVLNLNPKRLKDYFLFCINREKMGERKINGKINAIKFFFEHVLHRPKMFFDIPRPKKPLTLPKMLSKSEVKRLFKVTKNLKHLVGLQLSYGMGLRVSEVVNLKVVDVDSERMMVHVRGAKGKKDRYVPLPRTLLPLLRKYYAAYKPSEYLLEGQYGGPYTKSSLQQVFKRAMVKAGIRKQIGIHGLRHSYATHLLEAGADMRFIQELLGHNSVKTTQIYTKVTHHSIKNIQSPLDML
- a CDS encoding peptidylprolyl isomerase is translated as MQEGIYAKFNTTKGEILVKLTHDKTPGTVGNFVALAEGNMENAVKPQGKPYYDGLKFHRVIPDFMIQGGCPQGTGTGDAGYKFDDEFHPELTHEGPGVLSMANAGPGTNGSQFFITHVPTPWLDNKHTVFGHVESGQEVVDTIAQNDAIETLEIVRVGAEAEGWNAIEAFRTFEGSREKRIAEQKALAEAEMEKLAAGFNATESGLRYKMIQQGSGTKAEKGKTVSVHYEGSLPNGQVFDSSYSRNQPIDFTLGVGQVISGWDEGIALLKVGDKARFVIPSHLAYGSAGAGGVIPPDATLIFDVELMQVK
- a CDS encoding cold-shock protein; translation: MSKGTVKFFNDSKGYGFITEEGSNTDHFVHVSGLIDEIREGDAVEFELQQGKKGLNAVNVQVID
- a CDS encoding peroxiredoxin, giving the protein MATLRLGDTAPDFTAETSQGVLGLYDYIGDGWGILFSHPADFTPVCTTELGTAAKFKDEFAKRNVKMMALSVDGAASHAEWIKDINETQNTVVNFPIIADEDRKVSDLYDMIHPNANDTLTVRSVFIIGPDKKIKLILTYPASTGRNFYELLRVIDSLQLTANHKVATPANWEHGERVVVSPAIPTEEAEKLFSGGVEEIKPYLRLTPDPTA
- a CDS encoding YfiT family bacillithiol transferase, which translates into the protein MEKDTLEQLRYPIGVFEIPENITQKQLDDWIRILEHLPQRLADMVTPLSAEQLETPYRPGGWTVRQLVHHISDSHHHSYIRFKWALTEDNPMIKAYLEKEWSKLFDAKSAPIQLSLDHLKAVHAKLVYLLKGLSKEDLQRKFTHPEGNEETTLAINVSRYAWHGSHHFAHIENLIKREGW
- a CDS encoding GNAT family N-acetyltransferase, translating into MDISLEPISPETIDTYISVGIKSYNEHYPHLWDNEDTSTYINKNFTKKGVERELSDGNNAHFLIYLKDRAIGIVKLVKNCSIDEFSNEESLLAEKIYLLKAYAGKGIGKIVLQYIENHAKNLNKRILWLDTMQKGNPINFYLKNGFHIKRESELTLTGAKPSERAMWILTKPL
- a CDS encoding cupin domain-containing protein; the protein is MKINPTEALEKLAAQDSPFLTLFSHGTLEVEIYKPEKVDLQTPHTRDEVYVVISGTGEFINGDKRTTFTPGDFLFVPAGVEHRFENFTEDFSTWVLFYGPEGGESK
- a CDS encoding thioredoxin family protein, whose amino-acid sequence is MARTPSNMLPLGTKAPDFLLMDTVSDVQRPLHELKGEKGTVIMFICNHCPFVIHVNPEISRLGKEYKEKGISFIAISSNDIENYPQDAPHLMKEKAKMEGYSFPYLYDETQEVAKAYDAACTPDFYLFDKGLKLVYRGQLDDSRPGNGIPLTGTDLNNAMDALLEEKEIITEQKPSIGCNIKWK
- a CDS encoding bile acid:sodium symporter family protein, with the translated sequence MEQLIDNVHINFDESALWTLNLALALVMFGIALEISLDDFKRLLKTPKPVLTGVVSQFLLLPIITFVLVWITEPLPSIALGMFMVAACPGGNVSNFFTHLSKGNAALSVTLTAIATLLAIFMTPFNLSFWGGLYSPTASILQQVSISPLEMIRLVALLLGIPLVLGMLVNNYWPETAKKLAKGFKIGSLLFFVILVFLALYKNKEIFMEYVLYVFWLVIIHNLVALLTGFSIAKLIRLSQDNIRCLTIETGIQNSGLGLLLIFTFFDGLGGMALLTAFWGIWHLVSGLVISFIWGGKPVEKEELV
- a CDS encoding 1-acyl-sn-glycerol-3-phosphate acyltransferase, with the translated sequence MGMENIPKNKPIVFLSNHQNALMDVLLIATHLKNRPWFITRSDVFKGRFLKPLFNFLQMLPVYRIRDGKSNLYKNNAIFSQCGELLEAHEAILLFPEANHSLKRRVRPLSKGFTRIINSALEKNPNLDLQVVPIGQNYAYPTQVGDSAVLYFGKPIAAQEYKDATDFVNEIKQKVFESLTELTTHIPEIRYNEIISKIGVEGEHYLYPKGNNLRIAKDAIPQKTSPKKSFVSGILKSLFYLSNLPLVFLWKILVKPRVLEPEFEATFRFAFALLLYPIFYGSFGLILWNAYSPKTVFLAVMGHALMNVFLIKLGITSSNQKKYW
- a CDS encoding M14 family metallopeptidase yields the protein MKQCYTLLFVLAGLTLTAQNTTLDYYLPQDISYNPNIPKPSEIIGHEVGEWHVTHDKLVFYMQQLAAVSNRIQIENRGETYEGRPLLLLTITSPDNHQNIENIRQQHTALSDGDNSLNTSEMPIVVYQGFSIHGNEPSGSNASLAYAYYLAAAEGPEIDAMLENMVILLDPSFNPDGLQRFAYWANVHKSQNLNADTNEREYHEVWPGGRTNHYWFDMNRDWLPVQLPESKARIASFHKWLPNILTDHHEMGTNSTFFFQPGEPSRVNPLTPNRNQELTREIGTYHAKALDKIGSLYYSEENYDDYYYGKGSTFPDVNGSIGILFEQGSSRGHIQESENGILTFPFTIRNQFTTALSTIEAAKNMRVKILDYYKKFYSDMRSEASRSKTKAIIFGDSKDASKTWHLAEILNRHKIKFHELSSDATIAGKIYKKGYSYIVPMNQKNPKLINAMFEKRTTFKDSLFYDVSAWTFPLAFNVDYANLNSMSNAGAEITDFKALSGMVSGKSQYAYLFEWHEYYTPKALNKILEKGLRAKTAKSPFTLNGVRYDYGTIMIPVQNQKLDPEELYQFLNTVAKESKIKITAVSTGITTGIDLGSNDFDPVKKQEVAVLVGDGVRSYDAGEIWHLLDTKYDMKITKIDTRYFNDVDLDRYTDLVIPSGWGTKILDKEGAEKVKAWVKSGGTVIGYRNTINWFEKNDFIKLEMKKDTLVAKNIAFDQKADFNGAQVTGGAIFEAKIDRSHPINFGYKNDRLALFRNTNIYLKPEKNSYNNPIQYTSDPLLSGYISEENEKLIKNSVPFKVGRIGKGRVILFTDNTNFRAFWYGTNKLLMNAIFFGEMM